Proteins encoded within one genomic window of Chthonomonadales bacterium:
- a CDS encoding exo-alpha-sialidase, whose protein sequence is MPFLAPVLTVALAATGAPSPGALAIERVFGPETSTGRYKHPASIAALRNGDLYLVYYGGEGEYAVDTGVFGARLRKGSTHWSRPVRIAHDPFRSLGNGVVWQAPDGVVWLFYVVRWGDTWSTSRIQAKVSSDEGRTWSDSFVVSDHEGMMVRGRPIVLSSGEYLLPVYHETGGDTEVVGADSTSRFLRWDPKARAWRPSGEIRSPKGNIQPAVVEVSPGRLVAYCRRGGDYEPTTIGYIVRGESSDGGRTWSAGADTAFPNPNAAVDLLRLANGHLVLIYNDSMTGRSPLAAALSTDGGATWPVRRDIATGPGDFAYPFAVQARDGRIHLVFTTDERTVVRHAAFDEAWIASGAGAR, encoded by the coding sequence ATGCCCTTTCTGGCTCCGGTGCTCACCGTGGCGCTCGCCGCGACGGGGGCGCCCTCGCCCGGCGCGCTCGCCATCGAGCGCGTGTTCGGCCCGGAGACCTCCACCGGGCGCTACAAGCACCCTGCCTCCATAGCCGCGCTGCGGAATGGCGACCTCTACCTGGTCTACTACGGCGGCGAGGGAGAGTACGCCGTCGACACGGGCGTCTTCGGCGCGCGGCTCCGGAAGGGCTCGACGCACTGGTCCCGGCCCGTGCGCATCGCCCACGACCCGTTCCGCTCGCTCGGCAACGGCGTGGTGTGGCAGGCGCCGGACGGGGTCGTCTGGCTCTTCTACGTGGTGCGCTGGGGCGACACGTGGTCCACGTCGCGCATCCAGGCCAAGGTGTCCAGTGACGAGGGCCGCACCTGGTCCGACAGCTTCGTCGTGTCGGACCACGAGGGCATGATGGTGCGCGGCCGGCCCATCGTCCTCTCATCGGGCGAGTACCTGCTGCCGGTGTACCACGAGACCGGCGGCGACACGGAGGTGGTCGGCGCCGACAGCACCTCGCGCTTCCTACGCTGGGATCCGAAGGCGCGCGCGTGGCGCCCATCCGGCGAGATCCGCTCGCCGAAGGGCAACATCCAGCCTGCGGTGGTAGAGGTCTCGCCCGGACGCCTGGTGGCCTACTGCCGCCGCGGCGGCGACTACGAGCCGACGACGATCGGCTACATCGTGCGCGGCGAGTCGAGCGACGGCGGCCGCACCTGGTCGGCGGGCGCCGACACGGCGTTCCCGAACCCGAACGCCGCCGTCGACCTGCTGCGGCTGGCGAACGGGCACCTGGTGCTCATCTACAATGACAGCATGACGGGCCGTTCGCCACTTGCAGCGGCGCTCTCGACCGACGGCGGGGCCACCTGGCCCGTGCGCCGCGACATCGCTACCGGCCCCGGCGACTTCGCCTACCCCTTCGCGGTGCAGGCGCGGGATGGCCGCATCCACCTCGTGTTCACCACCGACGAGCGGACCGTCGTGCGTCACGCAGCGTTCGACGAGGCCTGGATCGCCTCTGGCGCCGGCGCGCGCTAG